From Streptomyces sp. NBC_01551:
CCCGGCCTGGCGGCCTTCCTCGCGGACACCCAGCTGCGCCTCAAGGGCTACGCCGACGACCGGACGGCCGCCGCCGTCTGGGAGGCGTGATCCGGGGGAACGTGCGTGGATGGAAGGCGCACACGGCACAGAAAGGGCACCCCCTCCATGGCCAAGCAGAACGTGGCGGAGCAGTTCGTCGACATCCTCGTGCGCGCGGGCGTGCGGCGGATGTACGGAGTCGTCGGCGACAGCCTGAACCCGATCGTCGACGCGATCCGCCGAACGGGTGGAATCGACTGGATCCAGGTCCGGCACGAGGAGACGGCCGCCTTCGCGGCCGGCGCCGAGGCCCAGATCACCGGCTCGCTCGCGGCCTGCGCGGGCTCCTGCGGGCCCGGAAACCTGCACCTCATCAACGGCCTCTACGACGCCCACCGCTCGATGGCCCACGTCCTCGCACTCGCCTCGCACATCCCCTCCGGCGAGATCGGCCTCGGCTACTTCCAGGAGACCCACCCCGACCGGCTGTTCACCGAGTGCAGCCACTACAGCGAGCTGATCTCGAACCCGCGGCAGATGCCCCGGGTGCTCCAGAGCGCCATCCAGCACGCCATCGGCCGCGGCGGCGTCAGCGTGGTGTCCCTGCCCGGGGACATCGCCTCGCAGCCCGCGCCCGAGAAGACCGTCGAGCACGCGCTCGTCACCGCGCGGCCCACGGTGCGGCCCGGCGACGGGGAGATCGAGAAGCTGGTCCGGCTGATCGACGAGGCGGACCGGGTCACCCTGTTCTGCGGCAGCGGCACCGCCGGGGCGCACGCGGAGGTGATGGAGTTCGCCGGCCGGGTCAAGGCCCCCGTCGGGCACGCGCTGCGCGGCAAGGAATGGATCCAGTACGACAATCCCTACGACGTCGGCATGAGCGGGCTGCTCGGCTACGGCGCGGCCTACGAGGCCACCCACGAGTGCGACCTGCTGATCCTGCTGGGCACGGACTTCCCGTACAACGCCTTCCTGCCCGACGATGTGAAGATCGTCCAGGTGGACATCCGGCCCGAACACCTCGGCAGGCGCTCCCAGCTGGACCTCGCCGTGTGGGGCGACGTCCGCGAGACCCTGCGCGTCCTGAACACCCGGGTGAAGGCCAAGACCGACCGCCGCTTCCTCGACCGGATGCTGAAGAAGCACGCGGACGCGCTGGAGGGCGTGGTCAAGGCGTACACCCGCAAGGTGGAGAAGCACACGCCGATCCACCCCGAGTACGTGGCCGCCGTGCTGGACGAACTGGCCGACGACGACGCCGTGTTCACCGTCGACACCGGCATGTGCAATGTGTGGGCCGCGCGCTATCTTTCCCCGAACGGCAAGCGCCGCATCATCGGCTCCTTCAGCCACGGCTCCATGGCCAATGCCCTCCCGCAGGCCATCGGGGCACAGTTCACCGACCGGAACCGTCAAGTGGTCTCGATGTCCGGCGATGGCGGTTTCTCGATGCTGATGGGAGATTTCCTCACCCTGGTGCAGTACGACCTGCCCGTCAAAGTGGTCCTCTTCAACAACTCATCGCTCGGCATGGTCGAGTTGGAAATGCTGGTTTCCGGCCTTCCTTCGTACGGGACGACGAACAAGAACCCGGATTTCGCCGCGATCGCCCGCGCGGCGGGTGCCTACGGGGTCCGGGTGGAAAAGCCCAAGCAGCTCACAGCGGCTTTGAAGGACGCTTTCCGGCACAAGGGGCCGGCTCTGGTGGACGTGGTCACGGACCCCAACGCATTGTCCATTCCCCCCAGGATCAGCGCCGAAATGGTGACCGGGTTCGCACTTTCCGCCAGCAAGATCGTGCTGGACGGCGGGGTGGGCCGCATGATCCAGATGGCTCGATCCAACCTCCGAAACGTGCCCCTCCCCTGACCCCGCAGGAGTGCGGATTGCCCCGGCGGGCATGCTCCCGTAGGCCTGTTCGAGAGGCTTTCGTTATCGGAGCGCGACGCGGGGGAGGACATCGCCGTGCGGGTGGGGGCGAAGACCGGGAAGCTGTGGAGACGGGGGCGGCCCGTACCGCGCGAACCGTCGGCCATGGACGGGGACGGGGCGGACGCGGTGGACACGCTGGAGATGAGCCGCAGTCTGCGCCGGGCCGATTTGAAGGCCGTGGGCGAAGTGCGGCGGGCGTTACGGGAGTTGATGCGCCACCGGTGCCGCTCGGATACCGCCGAGGCGGCGGAGCTGCTGATCACCGAGGTCGTCACCAACGCCCTGGTCCACACCGAGCAGGGCGCGGAGGTGTCCGCCAGTCTCGCCGCCGGCCGGCTGCGGGTGGAGGTCAGGGACTACGCCGCCCGCCGGCCCCGGCCGCACGTACCGACCGCCGACGACGGTACGCACGGCAGGGGTCTGGTCCTCGTACAGGCGCTCGCCGACGCGTGGGGCGTGGACGCGCCCGCGCGCGGCGGCGGCAAGGTGGTGTGGTTCGAGCTGGCCGGAGCGTGCGAAGCGGGGCCCGCCTGAGCGCGCGTACGCGCTCGGACGGGCCCCGCGGGTCCGGGGCCTTGGAGTCCGGCTCAGCCGAACTGCTGCTCCAGGTCCTTGAGTTTGCGTTCCAGTGAGTCGAGTCGGGGGATCGTCTGGGTGTCGTCCTCGGCGGTGAGGTCCACCGTCCGGGGACCGGCCGGATCAAGGGATTCGGCCGCGTTCACGGCCTGCAGGGAGGGCCGGCGTCGCAGGGGCAGCTGTCCCGCTTCCGATATGGCCGGCTCCGCGCCGACCGGCGCGGAGCCCGCTTGGGAGGTCAGCCCCGGCAGCTCGACCTGGCGGCCGCGCGAACGCCCGAACGCCCGGTGCTGGCGGCCCAGCGCCTTGATGCGCGCCCGGTCCAGCCGGTTCTGGTCGCGCCTGCGGTGCCGGTCCTGCTCCTTCTCGCGCTTGTCCTCCCGTACCTCGTCGACGGCCTCGTCCAGGGTGCGGACGCCCTCCAGCAGCATGAGCGACCACGCGCCGAAGGTCTCGCGGGGTGCCCGCAGCCAGCGGACCATCCGGATCTGCGGCAACGGCCGCGGAATCAGGCCCTGTTCGCGCAGCGCCGCCCGGCGGGTCTGCTTCAGGGCCCGGTCGAACAGGACGGCCGCCGAGAGCGACATCCCGGCGAAGAACTGCGGTGCCCCGTCGTGGCCGAGGCCGCGCGGGGCGTGCACCCAGTTGAACCAGGCGGCGGCGCCCGCGAACAGCCAGACCAGCATGCGGGATCCGAGGGCCGCGTCGCCGTGGCTGGCCTCGCGGACGGCGAGCACCGAGCAGAACATGGCCGCGCCGTCGAGACCGAACGGGACCAGGTACTCCCAGCCGCCGGAGAGGTTCAGGTTCTGCCGGCCGAAGCCGACCAGTCCGTGGAAGGAGAGCGCCGCTGCGACCGCCGCGCAGCAGAAGAGCAGGACGTACGAGGCGGTTCCGTACACGGCTTCCTTGCGGCGGCGCCGTTCCTCGCTGCGTTCCCAGCTGTCCTCGGCCGCGGCCTTCTCGCCGTCCCGCTTGCCCCGGGCCAGTACCGCCACTGCCGCAAGTACGCCCAGGATCAGCAGGCTGCCGGGCAGCAGCCAGTCCAGCGATATGTCGGTCAGTCTCATGCGGATGTCCCTTGCCTCGCGTATGCGGCGTTCCGGGCGCCATAGTGGCGCAGCCGGCCGGCCGTTCATGCGGGTTTCGGGCCAAGACGACGCCATCGGGGGGCGGGGCCCGTCGGATAGGGTGTTGTGTCTCGAACTCCCGCTCGCTTGAACGGCGTTGAGTTCGATTTACGTTCATCCGGGCGGGTGGGTTCAGCCCGCGGCGGCCTGCGTGAGCCGCACGACTCGGTCCGCGTCGCGGGTACGGGGGCAGGTGACGCAGGTGTCCTCGGGGCGGATCGTGTAGAAGAGGCAGCACCCGGCCCGATCCCGGGTGGGCAACGCCTCGCCGTCCGGACCGGTGAGGGTGCGGAAGCCAGCGCCCCCCGTGTACGGAGCCGTCGAGCCGGGCAGCAGCGCCTCCAGCTCGGCCATGGCCCGGTGCTCCTCGCCGAGCAGGTGGCCGACGTACCAGAGGCTCTCGACGACCTCGTCGGTCACCATGCCCCACAGGGCGCGGCGGCCGCGCCGCATCCGCGGGCCGAAACCTTCCACCACGGCTCCGAGGTGCTGGGCCACCGCAGCCCGCACCTCCTCGCGCAGCGCTTCCTCGTCGGGCACGACACGGGCCCCGGGGAGAGCGGCCGCCGGGTCGTCCGGCAGGCAGGCGAAGCTTTCGACGTGGACGGCCATTTGGCCGAGGGTCCGGTGGAAGGCCACCTCGGCGGCCGGGAGCCGGGGGACCCGCCGGAGCAGGAACCACGGGATCGTGATCAGCAGGCAGGCGGGCCACGCGTACCGGTGCAGCCCGAAACCGGCGATCACGTCCGGCCGGGCCGGCTGCCCGTAGTCCCGCAGGACCTGGGCCTCGTCCCATTCCAGGAAGGTGTCCAGGGCGCTGTCGCCCGCCGCGAGCTCGTCCGCGCCGACCCACCCCACACCGCGAGGGGAGGGTTCGTGCGCGGACCGCTCGATGACCTGGAGTCCGCCGTACGCCTCGGTCAGGCGGGCGTAGGCGGCGCTGAGGGCCGTGGTGGCGGTGACGGCCGTGGCGGCGGTGACGGCCTGGACGGGCATGCTGGACACCGCCGAATCACGCGATCGTTAACAGGTAAGCCTTACCTTACCTGACCATCGCCGGTGGTGCGAGAACCCGGTCGCCTATTCTCTTTTCCTGAGCAGGTCGAGACCCCTGGAGGAGGACCGAGTGCGCGAAACGGCCCAGGCCAGGATCCCGGCGCAGGCGCGGAAGGTGCCGAAGGTGTTGCGCCATTCGGTGCGCGGGCAGGTCCTGGAGGCGCTGCGCGCGGCGCTGGTGGCAGGCGACCTGGTGCCGGGGGAGATCTACTCGGGCCCCGCGCTGGGGGAGCGGTTCGGGGTCTCGGCGACGCCTGTGCGGGAGGCGATGCAGCAGCTGGCCCTGGAGGGGGCGGTGGAATGCCTGCCGAACCGGGGGTTCCGGGTCCTGGCGCGGACGCCGAGGGCGCTGGCGGAGCTGGCGGAGGTACGAGCGCTGCTGGAGGTCCCGGTGATGCTGCGGCTGGCGCGGACGGTGCCGGCCCAGGTGTGGGCCGGGCTGCGGCCGGTGGCCGACGCGACGGTGGTGGCGGCCGAGGCGGGTGACCTCGCGGGGTACGCGGAGGCGGACCGGCACTTCCACCGGGAGGTCCTCGCGCTGGCGGGCAACGCGGAGCTGGTCCAGGTCGCGGAGGAACTCCACCGCCGCGCGCAATGGCCCCTCCCGGGCGTGGCCCGCACCCCGCGCGCGAGGCTCGTCGCCGACGCGGCGCAACACGTGACGCTCCTGGAGGCCCTCATCGCCGGCGACCTCCCCCTGTCCGACTCCCTGATCCACACCCACGCCCACCCGTAGCCACGGCCGTCCCGCCTGAAACGGCACCGCCGGGGCTGCCCGGTGCCGGCCCCCGAGCCCCCGCGCCTCAATCGTCGGCGGGGCTGGATGGTGCCGGATGCCCGCACATTCCAGCCCCGCCGGCGTTTGAGGCGCGGGGTCCGGGGCGGAGCCCCAGGTTTTTTGGCCGGCCGGCGATTGAGGGCGCGGCCGGGCAGGGCCCGCGCGGGGCGGGGGTCAGGTGGCCGGGGCCGGGTGGAGTTGGTCGGCCAGCCAGGTGGGGATGCCGCCCAGGAGGTGGAACAGGCGGCGGGCCTCCGCGCGGAGCCGGGCGGCTTCCGGTTCCGGCTCGGCCTCGGCGAGGGCGGCCAGCGCGGGGGCCGTGCCGACCAGGAACCCCAGGTCCTCCCGGATGCGCAGCGACTCCGCGAAGCCCTTGCGGGCCTCCGCCACCTCCCCGTCCCGGAGGGACAGCGCCGCCAGGTGCCGCCACGTGAAGGACAGCAGCAGGGTGTCGCCGTGGGCCAACGCGCCGGCGTGGGCGCGACGGTACGCCGGACGGGCCGACTGCGGGGCGTCCGCGAGGTGTTCCGCGACCAGGCCCCGGCGGAAGTCCAGCAGCGGGCGGGTCCGCGAGCCCGGGGAAAGCAGGGCCGCCGCCCGCCCCAGGGCGGACCGGGCCTCGTCCGAGCGGTCGCGGACGCCCAGAACGGTGGCCGCGTACGCCAGCTGGCCCCGCTCGCACGCCGCCGCGCCCCGCTCGTCGTCGTCCCGCGCCACCGCCTCCGCGACCCGCAGCGCGTCCTCCGCCTCGGCCCAGCCCTGCCCGGTGAACAGGCACCGCTCGACCAGCAGCGCGGTGCGCTGCACGGCCGCCCCCGCGCTGCCCACGTGCGGCGTCAGCAGGGCCGCCGCGTCGGTCCAACAGCCGCGCGAGCGCAGCCGCCATATCGCCCGCTGGAGGGGGTCGTCTCCCCCGGTAGTTCCGGCACCGGACATGGCGGTGTCCGCCACATTGCCCTCCCCAAAGCAACCAAGCAGCACGTCTTCGAGCCCTGGGGCGAAATGAGAGCACGGATCGCCTTGATCGGCCAAGGGGTCGGGTGAACCTTTTCACAAAGTCCGGATGCCGCATCAGGCGCCCCCGACCGGCCCTCGACCGGCGCCCGACCGTATCGGCTCAGCTCATCCGCAGTGCGAGGAAGAAGTCGAGCTTGTCCTCCAGCCGCGACAGGTCCCGACCCGTCAACTGCTCGATTCGCCCGACCCGGTAGCGCAGCGTGTTGACATGCAGGTGCAGCCGCGTCGCGCACCGCGTCCAGGAACCGTCGCAGTCCAAGAACGCCTCCAGGGTCGGGATGAGCTCCGCCCGGTGGCGGCGGTCGTAGTCCCGCAGCGGGTCCAGCAGTCGGGCGGTGAAGGCCCGGCGCACGTCGTCCGGCACGAACGGCAGCAGCAGCACGTGCGAGGCCAGCTCGTGGTGGCCGGCGGCGCACACCCGGCCCGGCCGGGCCGCCGCGACCCGGCGGGCGTGCCGGGCCTCCTCCAGGGCCCCGCGCAGCCCCTCCGCCGAGTGCACGGCGGCGCTGACCCCCAGCGTGATCCGGCCGTCGTCGGCCAGCCCGGCGGCGAGCGGCTCCCGCACGGACGCGAGCAGCGCGTCGGCGTGCAGGGCGGCGTCCGGGCCCTTGTCCTCCCCGGCGTCGCCCAGCAGCGACGGCAGCGGGACGAGGGCGATGGCCTCGTCACCCGCGTGGGCCACCGCGATCCGGTCGGAGGGCTCCGGGCCCGACATCGACGGGTCGACCAGGATCTCCTCCAGCAGCGACTGGGCCACCGGGCCGCCGGGGATGTCCCCGCCCTCCCAGTCCACCCGGGCGACGACGACCTGCCAGTGCGGGGCGGCGCCCAGTCCGGGCAGCAGTACCGGGGCGGCCACCCGCAGGCGCGCGGCGATCTCGGCGGGCGGGGCGCCCGTCTGGACCAGTTCCAGCACCTCCTGCGCGAGCCGGCGGCGCACCGTACGGGCCGCGTCGCGCCGGTCCCGCTCGACGGCGATCAGCTGGGTGACGCCCTGGAGCAGGTCGAGCCGCTCGGCCGGCCAGTCGCCCGCGTCCGCCTCGACGGCCAGCAGCCAGTCCGACAGCACGCTCTCGCGGACGTCCCGCGAGGCGGGCCCGGCCGCGGCGCCGCGGCCGTGTCCCCTGATCGGGAACAGCGAGTAGGTAATACCCTGGATGGAGATCCGGTGCGGGCCCCTGCGGCCGGTCCGGACCGCTGCGAGGTGCTCACTCGCGAGTGTGGCGCAGACGCCCGGCGCCAGCGGTTCGCCGGCTCCGGCGATCTGTCGGCCCGTGGGTGAGAGCACCCAGGCCCGAAGGTCGAGGTCCGTGGTGAGCAGATCCAGCACCACATCGGGGCCACCGCCCGCCGGGCCCGATGTCATCAGCCGGCGATGGCGGTCCACGACGGCCGCGAGGTCGCCCGCGCGCTCTCCCGAAACCTGCCGTACGACGTATTCGGTGATCGTGGCGAATGCAACGTCCTCGTTCACCGCGAACAGCGGCAGCCGGTTGCGCACACAGGCCGAGACCAGATCGTCGGGGATGTCGCCGAGCTCCGCCTCGCCCGCCGCCAGCCCCGCGACACCCGCGCTCGCGAGGATTCGTACGAATGGCTCGGAGTCGGCTGAATTTCTTCGCCAGGCCAGCCCTGTCAGGACAAGTTCGCCTCCGGTGAGGTACCGGCTGGGATCCCTCAGGTCGGTCGTCATGACCCCGCGGACCGTCCGGTCGAGTTCTTCCTCGCCGCCCAGCAGCCGCAGCCCCAGCGCCTCGGTTTCCAGCAGTGCGCGCAGCCGCATGATGTCGCCGCCGATCTGTCTCGATGTTGCCGTTGGAAATCGGGCAGGTCATCGCATCCTGCCTTTCATACGAATCTACAAGACGAGGGAGGCCGTCAGCCAACTCCTTCATGGTTTCGGTGACTGCACCCGGGGGACGCGCGGCTTGTGTACTGACTCCACACCGCGTTAACAGCACGTGAACGACCAGTCGAGGGCCTGATGGCCTCCTGGCTTGAAGTGAACGACACGATGAAGAAGAAGAGAGCCGCACATGGACTTCCTTCGCCCCGCCAGCTGGGAGGAGGCGCTCGCCGCTAAGGCCGAGTTCCCCACAGCTGTGCCGATTGCGGGTGGCACCGATGTGATGGTCGAGATCAACTTCGACCACCGCCGGCCGGAGTACCTCCTGGACCTGAACCGCATCGGTCTGCTGCGGGAGTGGGAGGTCGCCGAGGACGTGGTGCGTCTGGGCGCCTCCGTCCCGTACACGCAGATCATGGAAAACCTCCGCACGGAGCTCCCGGGTCTCGCGCTCGCCTCGCACACGGTCGCGTCCCCGCAGATCCGCAACCGCGGCGGCGTCGGCGGCAACCTCGGTTGCGCCTCCCCGGCCGGCGACTCGCACCCCGCCCTGCTGGCGGCCGGTGCCGAGGTCGAGGTGGAGTCCGTGCGCGGCTCTCGCCTGATCCCGATCGACGAGTTCTACACGGGCGTCAAGCGCAACGCGCTGGCCGCCGACGAGCTCATCAAGACCGTCCACGTCAAGAAGGCGGACGGCCCCCAGCAGTACTCCAAGGTCGGCTCCCGCAACGCGATGGTCATCGCCGTCTGCGCGTTCGGCCTGGCGCTGCACCCCGAGACCCGCACGGTCCGTACCGGAATCGGTT
This genomic window contains:
- a CDS encoding xanthine dehydrogenase family protein subunit M — protein: MDFLRPASWEEALAAKAEFPTAVPIAGGTDVMVEINFDHRRPEYLLDLNRIGLLREWEVAEDVVRLGASVPYTQIMENLRTELPGLALASHTVASPQIRNRGGVGGNLGCASPAGDSHPALLAAGAEVEVESVRGSRLIPIDEFYTGVKRNALAADELIKTVHVKKADGPQQYSKVGSRNAMVIAVCAFGLALHPETRTVRTGIGSAAPTPIRAKAAEEFLNAALEEGGFWESGKVITPSIAKQFGDLASGAANPIDDVRGTAKYRRHAVGIMARRQLVWTWEQYRGTGNGRSLEGAA
- a CDS encoding (2Fe-2S)-binding protein, which gives rise to MPVQAVTAATAVTATTALSAAYARLTEAYGGLQVIERSAHEPSPRGVGWVGADELAAGDSALDTFLEWDEAQVLRDYGQPARPDVIAGFGLHRYAWPACLLITIPWFLLRRVPRLPAAEVAFHRTLGQMAVHVESFACLPDDPAAALPGARVVPDEEALREEVRAAVAQHLGAVVEGFGPRMRRGRRALWGMVTDEVVESLWYVGHLLGEEHRAMAELEALLPGSTAPYTGGAGFRTLTGPDGEALPTRDRAGCCLFYTIRPEDTCVTCPRTRDADRVVRLTQAAAG
- a CDS encoding DUF2637 domain-containing protein gives rise to the protein MRLTDISLDWLLPGSLLILGVLAAVAVLARGKRDGEKAAAEDSWERSEERRRRKEAVYGTASYVLLFCCAAVAAALSFHGLVGFGRQNLNLSGGWEYLVPFGLDGAAMFCSVLAVREASHGDAALGSRMLVWLFAGAAAWFNWVHAPRGLGHDGAPQFFAGMSLSAAVLFDRALKQTRRAALREQGLIPRPLPQIRMVRWLRAPRETFGAWSLMLLEGVRTLDEAVDEVREDKREKEQDRHRRRDQNRLDRARIKALGRQHRAFGRSRGRQVELPGLTSQAGSAPVGAEPAISEAGQLPLRRRPSLQAVNAAESLDPAGPRTVDLTAEDDTQTIPRLDSLERKLKDLEQQFG
- a CDS encoding ATP-binding protein; this translates as MDGDGADAVDTLEMSRSLRRADLKAVGEVRRALRELMRHRCRSDTAEAAELLITEVVTNALVHTEQGAEVSASLAAGRLRVEVRDYAARRPRPHVPTADDGTHGRGLVLVQALADAWGVDAPARGGGKVVWFELAGACEAGPA
- a CDS encoding GntR family transcriptional regulator; protein product: MRETAQARIPAQARKVPKVLRHSVRGQVLEALRAALVAGDLVPGEIYSGPALGERFGVSATPVREAMQQLALEGAVECLPNRGFRVLARTPRALAELAEVRALLEVPVMLRLARTVPAQVWAGLRPVADATVVAAEAGDLAGYAEADRHFHREVLALAGNAELVQVAEELHRRAQWPLPGVARTPRARLVADAAQHVTLLEALIAGDLPLSDSLIHTHAHP
- a CDS encoding PucR family transcriptional regulator, with the protein product MRLRALLETEALGLRLLGGEEELDRTVRGVMTTDLRDPSRYLTGGELVLTGLAWRRNSADSEPFVRILASAGVAGLAAGEAELGDIPDDLVSACVRNRLPLFAVNEDVAFATITEYVVRQVSGERAGDLAAVVDRHRRLMTSGPAGGGPDVVLDLLTTDLDLRAWVLSPTGRQIAGAGEPLAPGVCATLASEHLAAVRTGRRGPHRISIQGITYSLFPIRGHGRGAAAGPASRDVRESVLSDWLLAVEADAGDWPAERLDLLQGVTQLIAVERDRRDAARTVRRRLAQEVLELVQTGAPPAEIAARLRVAAPVLLPGLGAAPHWQVVVARVDWEGGDIPGGPVAQSLLEEILVDPSMSGPEPSDRIAVAHAGDEAIALVPLPSLLGDAGEDKGPDAALHADALLASVREPLAAGLADDGRITLGVSAAVHSAEGLRGALEEARHARRVAAARPGRVCAAGHHELASHVLLLPFVPDDVRRAFTARLLDPLRDYDRRHRAELIPTLEAFLDCDGSWTRCATRLHLHVNTLRYRVGRIEQLTGRDLSRLEDKLDFFLALRMS
- a CDS encoding pyruvate dehydrogenase; translation: MAKQNVAEQFVDILVRAGVRRMYGVVGDSLNPIVDAIRRTGGIDWIQVRHEETAAFAAGAEAQITGSLAACAGSCGPGNLHLINGLYDAHRSMAHVLALASHIPSGEIGLGYFQETHPDRLFTECSHYSELISNPRQMPRVLQSAIQHAIGRGGVSVVSLPGDIASQPAPEKTVEHALVTARPTVRPGDGEIEKLVRLIDEADRVTLFCGSGTAGAHAEVMEFAGRVKAPVGHALRGKEWIQYDNPYDVGMSGLLGYGAAYEATHECDLLILLGTDFPYNAFLPDDVKIVQVDIRPEHLGRRSQLDLAVWGDVRETLRVLNTRVKAKTDRRFLDRMLKKHADALEGVVKAYTRKVEKHTPIHPEYVAAVLDELADDDAVFTVDTGMCNVWAARYLSPNGKRRIIGSFSHGSMANALPQAIGAQFTDRNRQVVSMSGDGGFSMLMGDFLTLVQYDLPVKVVLFNNSSLGMVELEMLVSGLPSYGTTNKNPDFAAIARAAGAYGVRVEKPKQLTAALKDAFRHKGPALVDVVTDPNALSIPPRISAEMVTGFALSASKIVLDGGVGRMIQMARSNLRNVPLP